In the Bombus pyrosoma isolate SC7728 linkage group LG15, ASM1482585v1, whole genome shotgun sequence genome, one interval contains:
- the LOC122575771 gene encoding LOW QUALITY PROTEIN: neuronal acetylcholine receptor subunit alpha-10-like (The sequence of the model RefSeq protein was modified relative to this genomic sequence to represent the inferred CDS: inserted 1 base in 1 codon), producing MVSTLYKPSVCLTFVSALFETPARISLGMDVAXGRGSAGFRVEIARWLKSIGHQSRTGGLAFKWSINSMSPLVLFFHYGVLAIIFGNGFGDEHEYRLTKYLLDGYDAGVRPAKNFSQPLSVVFGLSLHHIIDVDEKNQILTTNCWLTQTWTDHHLKWNASEFAGIQVIRVPYNRVWRPDTILYNNADPQYSSAVINTNVIVSHTGQVVWLSHGIFRSSCDINVEFFPFDEQRCVLKWASWTYDGYQLELERQSEEGDVSNYQANGEFDLLEFSARKNTEYYSCCLEPYPDITYEIRLRRRPTFYVFNLILPCILINSVALLVFYVPSESGEKVTLGISALLSMTVFLMTIRETLPPTEKTPLISLYYGVSICLVSFASGLAVVTLNLHHRGVQGTRVPGIVRSLVLDKLARIVFLNFQEEKRSDPVEPPRRKNNCPLHCKSELAQSQSSPKFVTRREESNSSSPSLDLGKESLEAQWLRVLGRVHATIDRNEKRLAEQDRRERMELDWKQVALVSDRALLCVFFLTTVVSTTVILCGSPPATNIAKEG from the exons ATGGTTTCAACCTTGTACAAGCCGTCAGTTTGTTTAACATTCGTGTCTGCATTGTTTGAAACGCCTGCGCGAATTTCCTTGGGAATGGACGTGG GTGGTAGGGGTAGCGCGGGATTCAGGGTCGAAATTGCACGGTGGTTGAAAAGCATCGGACATCAGTCGAGGACAGGCGGTCTCGCGTTTAAGTGGTCTATCAATTCCATGTCGCCTTTGGTCCTGTTCTTTCATTACGGAGTTCTGGCCATCATTTTCGGGAACG GTTTTGGGGATGAACACGAATACAGACTGACAAAGTATTTGCTCGATGGGTACGACGCCGGTGTACGACCAGCTAAAAATTTCTCCCAACCCCTGTCGGTTGTCTTTGGCCTCTCTCTTCATCACATAATCGACGTG GACGAGAAGAACCAGATACTGACGACCAACTGTTGGTTGACGCAAACCTGGACGGACCATCACCTGAAATGGAACGCCTCGGAATTCGCTGGAATTCAAGTGATCCGCGTTCCTTACAACCGTGTCTGGAGACCGGACACGATTCTGTACAACAA CGCCGATCCACAATACAGCTCGGCAGTCATCAATACGAACGTGATAGTCAGCCACACAGGGCAAGTGGTGTGGTTAAGCCATGGAATATTTCGCAGCAGCTGCGACATCAACGTAGAGTTCTTCCCTTTCGACGAGCAACGATGCGTCCTGAAATGGGCCTCCTGGACGTACGATGGATACCAA CTGGAGCTGGAGAGGCAAAGCGAAGAGGGAGACGTGAGCAATTACCAAGCAAACGGTGAATTCGACCTGCTTGAGTTCTCCGCGAGAAAAAACACCGAATACTACTCCTGCTGTCTGGAACCGTATCCAGATATTACTTACGAGATACGACTGCGACGACGACCGACATTTTACGTCTTCAACTTGATCCTTCCGTGCATACTCATCAACAGCGTCG CCCTGTTGGTATTCTACGTGCCGTCTGAATCGGGGGAAAAGGTCACCCTCGGGATTTCGGCGCTTCTCTCCATGACAGTCTTCCTAATGACTATTCGCGAGACACTGCCGCCCACGGAGAAAACACCGTTGATAA GTCTTTATTACGGAGTCAGCATATGCCTGGTATCCTTCGCTTCGGGATTAGCGGTAGTTACCTTGAATCTTCATCATCGTGGCGTTCAAGGTACCAGAGTGCCTggtatcgttcgatcgttggTCTTGGATAAGCTCGCCAGGATAGTGTTTCTTAATTTCCAGGAGGAAAAGAGATCG GACCCTGTCGAGCCTCccagaagaaaaaacaattgTCCATTGCACTGCAAATCGGAACTGGCCCAGTCGCAATCGTCGCCCAAGTTCGTAACCAGAAGAGAGGAAAGTAACAGCAGCAGTCCCAGTTTAG ATCTTGGTAAAGAGAGCCTTGAGGCGCAATGGTTGCGTGTGCTGGGAAGAGTGCACGCGACGATCGACAGGAATGAGAAGCGTCTGGCGGAACAAGACCGACGCGAACGAATGGAATTAGATTGGAAACAAGTCGCATTAGTCAGTGATCGAGCGTTACTTTGCGTTTTCTTCTTGACGACGGTCGTCAGCACCACCGTTATCCTCTGTGGCTCTCCACCAGCCACGAATATCGCCAAGGAGGGATAG
- the LOC122575781 gene encoding uncharacterized protein LOC122575781, translating to MDIKRNQCSKCDGDVLVDTGRYPKCSSKGPKILKMLNTPGSKTKQEPTEVSVKSVETNYVTQIVSSGIRPDSVYETKILLGPEVDLSSIKITVKGNNLRINMIKPLEEQLTKQLPDISERSIFGNLIKRMMKHCENLLIPEGIDNAKVRAVVDNVNGMLILTAPPAIKPSK from the exons ATGGATATAAAGAGAAATCAATGTTCGAAGTGTGACGGAGATGTACTAGTCGATACTGGACGCTATCCCAAGTGTTCCTCAAAAGGTCCCAAAATCCTCAAAATGTTGAATACTCCCGGAAGTAAAACTAAGCAAGAACCGACCGAGGTTTCCGTGAAATCAGTGGAAACCAACTATGTAACGCAAATCGTGTCCAGTGGTATTCGGCCAGACAGCGTCTACGag ACGAAAATACTATTGGGACCAGAGGTAGATCTGtcttctattaaaataacCGTAAAAGGGAACAATCTCCGTATAAACATGATCAAGCCTTTGGAAGAGCAATTAACAAAACAGTTACCAGATATCAGCGAAAGATCAATTTTTGGCAACTTAATCAAGAGAATGATGAAGCATTGTGAGAATTTACTAATACCGGAAGGTATCGACAACGCGAAAGTTCGAGCCGTTGTGGACAACGTAAACGGGATGCTCATTCTCACGGCTCCTCCCGCGATAAAACCGAGCAAATAG
- the LOC122575773 gene encoding 60S ribosomal protein L4, translated as MSLSTARPLVTVYTDKNELSGDTISLPAVFKAPIRPDIVNFVHQQVSKNSRQPYCVSKEAGHQTSAESWGTGRAVARIPRVRGGGTHRSGQGAFGNMCRGGRMFAPTKPWRRWHRRINVNQKRYALVSAIAASGVPALVQSKGHMIQEVPEFPLVVSNKIQEYNKTKQAVIFLRRIKAWNDIQKVYKSQRFRAGKGKMRNRRRIQRRGPLIVYGQDQGIRKAFRNIPGVDLMNINKMNLLKLAPGGHVGRFVIWTKSAFEKLDALYGTWRKESQLKADYNLPYPKMANTDLSRLLKSQEIRKVLRAPRKKVVRSVKKLNPLTNTRAMLRLNPYAAVLKRAAILTAKKRQQERDLALAEKRGVKLPKTTPAVKSKLLRERRAKQLLKAREEADNKPLLVGSSRVAESKPRKISKRIQRAIAKTHPEKKDTLFKEK; from the exons ATG tCGTTATCAACGGCGCGGCCGCTTGTTACGGTATACaccgataaaaatgaattgtcAGGCGATACGATTTCCCTGCCGGCTGTGTTTAAAGCACCTATTCGGCCTGATATCGTGAATTTTGTTCACCAGCAAGTCTCTAAGAATAGTAGACAGCCATACTGTGTATCAAAGGAAGCTG GTCATCAAACCTCTGCTGAGTCATGGGGTACTGGACGTGCTGTAGCACGTATACCTCGTGTACGTGGTGGTGGTACTCACCGCTCTGGCCAGGGTGCTTTTGGTAACATGTGTAGAGGTGGACGCATGTTTGCTCCAACAAAGCCATGGAGACGCTGGCATCGTCGAATTAATGTTAACCAGAAAAGATACGCTCTTGTTTCTGCTATTGCTGCATCTGGTGTCCCAGCCCTTGTACAATCTAAGG GTCATATGATTCAAGAAGTTCCAGAATTTCCATTAGTAGTATCCAACAAAATTCAGGAATATAACAAGACTAAACAAGCTGTTATCTTCCTGAGACGTATCAAGGCATGGAATGATATTCAAAAA GTTTACAAGTCTCAACGTTTCCGTGCTGGCAAAGGTAAAATGCGTAACCGCAGACGCATTCAACGACGTGGACCTCTGATTGTATATGGTCAAGATCAG ggTATTCGTAAGGCATTCCGTAACATTCCTGGTGTTGATCTTatgaatattaacaaaatgaaCTTGCTTAAATTGGCACCTGGTGGCCACGTTGGACGTTTTGTAATCTGGACAAAATCTGCCTTTGAGAAGTTAGATGCTCTTTACGGAACTTGGCGCAAAGAATCCCAACTTAAGGCCGATTATAACTTACCCTATCCGAAAATGGCGAACACGGATTTGTCGAGACTCTTGAAATCGCAAGAAATTCGTAAAGTTCTGAGGGCACCAAG GAAGAAGGTGGTCCGTAGTGTCAAGAAATTGAACCCATTGACAAACACGCGTGCTATGTTACGTCTTAATCCATATGCAGCTGTTCTGAAACGTGCAGCAATTTTGACAGCAAAGAAACGTCAGCAAGAGAGAGATCTTGCTCTAGCAGAGAAGCGTGGA GTCAAGCTGCCAAAGACTACACCTGCCGTAAAGAGTAAATTACTCCGGGAGAGACGCGCGAAACAACTTCTCAAGGCGAGGGAAGAGGCAGATAACAAGCCCTTGCTCGTTGGATCATCTCGTGTTGCCGAGTCGAAACCTAGGAAGATTTCAAAGCGAATTCAAAGGGCCATTGCAAAAACTCACCCCGAAAAGAAAGACACActttttaaagagaaataa
- the LOC122575337 gene encoding pre-mRNA-splicing factor SPF27: MAGEVIVDALPYIDQGYDEPGVREAALAMVEEETRRYRPTKNYLEHLPSLNITAFETEVMKHEFERMQNRLPMEVLSMKRYELPPPPPGKMNDLAAWNESVKNSSAQLEHQATRICNLELMMEYGCEAWKSYLEVLVQLVSQAQKQLQALRKRIQEVNWQRKSMQTQGGEKLRALEAQWVGLVSKNYEIEQACVHLEEEIQKSMMNKGEGVEINDVPGEEEPDIPEKSATEVMATKMDQQEQQNQEP; the protein is encoded by the exons atggCGGGAGAAGTTATAGTTGATGCATTACCATATATTGACCAAGGATACGATGAACCTGGAGTTAGAGAAGCA gcTTTGGCCATGGTTGAAGAAGAAACTCGTCGTTATAGACCGACAAAAAACTATTTAGAACATTTGCCATCGTTAAATATTACTGCTTTTGAGACAGAGGTGATGAAACATGAATTTGAGCGAATGCAAAACCGTTTACCTATGGAAGTACTCAGTATGAAGCGCTATGAGTTACCTCCACCTCCACCAGGTAAAATGAATGATCTTGCAGCGTGGAATGAAAGTGTAAAAAATAGCAGTGCACAATTGGAACATCAGGCTACCAG aATCTGTAATCTTGAGTTAATGATGGAATATGGATGCGAAGCATGGAAATCTTATTTGGAAGTATTAGTACAACTAGTGAGTCAAGCCCAGAAACAGCTACAAGCATTGAGGAAAAGAATTCAAGAGGTTAATTGGCAAAGAAAATCTATGCAAACTCAAGGTGGAGAAAAGTTAAGGGCATTAGAAGCACAATGGGTAGGACTAGTGTCAAAAAATTATGAGATTGAACAAGCGTGTGTTCActtagaagaagaaatacaGAAATCTATGATGAATAAGGGTGAGGGTGTAGAAATCAATGATGTGCCGGGCGAGGAAGAACCTGACATTCCAGAGAAAAGCGCAACTGAGGTTATGGCAACAAAAATGGATCAGCAAGAACAACAAAATCAAGAAccttaa
- the LOC122575339 gene encoding uncharacterized protein LOC122575339, which translates to MPYGMSWSRFISFISLAFLTTASGSQAVHLIYRPLDDLDDLIEEAFQKRLSELQDHK; encoded by the coding sequence ATGCCGTATGGAATGTCATGGTCTCGATTTATTTCCTTCATTTCATTAGCATTTCTTACGACTGCGTCTGGCTCGCAAGCTGTGCATCTTATATACAGGCCCCTTGACGATTTAGATGATTTGATAGAAGAGGCATTTCAGAAAAGACTATCAGAACTACAAgatcataaataa
- the LOC122575336 gene encoding colorectal mutant cancer protein isoform X4, giving the protein MLKVKQAPSATRNALGSCSKHATATEMVLSTGTVSGRHERWEFDSGARDLSPEPHTLQKLVEAAAGGTGNMLDLANKLHAAALSSLRSEVAELNSRLVTATRAREATEAALVRAEVQAARAEQRAEQQAARHEERLTELHSVIAELGRQLERHRATVIAEEDESEIETSRDAEGSITNPVEESEGGGDIQGDGDRTLGDADSSCCEDIEPRTAENGREQLDSPAALPTPEPTQQAASCQSVAVAALQEEVTALRAEIASLQAQLANFKNQASNQRQQAGSESPRREIRTRGNTSSPEPLSAPCSPLLPPLQTPPTKSVTREEAPVLKIAERVRLRRTDERHITGPDITNLGVCSTMVAEHLVSDLLEHSNLQELNGSEKQFEVETERLNSRLEHARANNAVLALTLHESKAQCDRLSLLVGKYESNATALRLALSYSDRAIEAYDVLVALLESEIALSTERNSITIDNRRAAEHVAYHVLNKLENECMNTLNAPWEDSIVLSDESEVAWSVEDEQRLRRHISRLKGERAMVRSTVVELESVHAEPLNSKNTISLAEARKLDLETAVLMQELMAMREDKAELRARVFLLEKERATIELKLNARDTQIAAQHAAIEHLQGQLSDTEAMLAMATNKDRGLSDNESEGIESELIEALGREARLKERLQELVSTLDKVNKNSELRHQQSAELVNDLKRANGALVQTLEKSKKKYQSRLKKLEQQMLGMVERHAAQVKSLKQRIALLEEESTGYKTNLPLQSQSSGASETSL; this is encoded by the exons CTGCATGCGGCCGCGTTATCATCGCTGCGGTCCGAGGTAGCCGAGCTGAATTCAAGGCTGGTGACGGCGACACGAGCCAGGGAGGCGACCGAGGCGGCTCTGGTCCGCGCGGAGGTGCAAGCCGCGCGAGCGGAACAGAGGGCAGAGCAGCAAGCGGCGAGGCACGAGGAGAGGCTGACCGAGTTGCATTCCGTGATCGCCGAGCTCGGCAGGCAGCTCGAGAGGCATCGCGCTACCGTAATTGCCGAGGAGGATGAGTCCG AAATAGAGACAAGCAGAGACGCGGAGGGGTCAATCACTAACCCGGTGGAAGAGAGCGAAGGTGGAGGTGACATTCAGGGTGATGGAGATCGTACATTGGGAGATGCCGATTCCAGCTGCTGCGAGGACATCGAGCCACGTACCGCCGAG AATGGAAGAGAACAGCTAGACAGTCCGGCGGCGTTACCAACACCGGAGCCAACACAACAGGCGGCCTCGTGCCAAAGCGTGGCCGTGGCAGCGTTACAAGAAGAGGTCACAGCCCTTCGAGCGGAGATCGCGAGCTTACAGGCTCAGCTGGCTAATTTCAAGAATCAGGCTAGCAATCAGAGGCAACAGGCTGGCAGCGAGTCGCCCCGCAGAGAAATACGA ACAAGAGGCAACACCAGTTCGCCGGAACCTTTGAGTGCACCTTGCTCGCCACTCTTGCCACCCCTGCAGACACCGCCGACAAAGAGCGTAACGAGGGAGGAAGCTCCGGTTCTTAAAATAGCCGAGAGGGTAAGACTCAGGAGGACCGACGAGAGGCACATCACAGGACCTGATATTACCAACCTGGGG GTATGTTCCACGATGGTGGCTGAACATCTGGTCTCGGACCTTTTGGAGCACTCGAATCTTCAGGAATTGAATGGATCGGAGAAACAGTTCGAAGTGGAGACGGAAAGGTTAAATAGCAGGTTGGAACACGCGCGAGCAAATAACGCTGTCCTTGCGTTGACTTTGCACGAGAGTAAGGCGCAATGTGACAG ATTGAGTCTCCTAGTTGGAAAGTACGAGTCGAATGCAACCGCGTTGCGATTAGCACTCTCCTATAGTGATCGCGCGATAGAAGCTTACGACGTCCTGGTAGCGTTACTAGAAAGCGAGATCGCTCTGTCGACAGAAAGGAACAGCATCACGATCGATAACAGAAGAGCGGCTGAACACGTAGCCTATCATGTGTTGAATAAATTGGAGAACGAATGTATGAATACTCTAAACGCGCCGTGGGAAGATAGTATAGTTTTATCAGACGA GTCTGAGGTGGCTTGGTCCGTGGAAGACGAGCAGAGACTCAGAAGGCACATTAGTAGACTCAAAGGAGAACGAGCCATGGTCAGATCGACTGTAGTGGAGTTAGAAAGTGTTCACGCTGAACCATTGAATTCGAAGAATACAATTTCCCTCGCCGAAGCCCGGAAATTAGATTTAGAAACAGCTGTACTTATGCAG GAATTGATGGCTATGAGAGAGGACAAGGCGGAACTACGGGCACGAGTCTTCCTACTGGAAAAGGAACGAGCTACcatagaattgaaattaaacgcACGTGATACGCAAATCGCAGCTCAGCATGCTGCTATCGAACATCTTCAGGGTCAGCTCAGCGATACAGAGGCCATGCTGGCTATGGCTACGAATAAA gATCGAGGTTTAAGCGATAACGAGAGCGAAGGCATAGAATCTGAGTTGATAGAGGCACTGGGTCGAGAAGCTAGGCTAAAGGAACGTCTACAGGAATTAGTATCCACTTTAGACAAAGTTAATAAAAACTCTGAACTGAGGCATCAACAGTCTGCTGAGCTTGTCAACGATTTGAAAAGAGCTAATGG AGCTCTGGTACAAACTTTAGAGAAGtctaagaaaaaatatcaatctaGATTAAAAAAGCTGGAGCAACAAATGTTGGGCATGGTGGAGAGACATGCTGCTCAG GTAAAATCTCTAAAACAACGGATAGCATTGCTAGAGGAGGAATCTACaggatataaaacaaatttaccaCTCCAATCACAGAGTTCTGGCGCCAGCGAGACATCATTATGA
- the LOC122575336 gene encoding colorectal mutant cancer protein isoform X3, translated as MNEQDDQWLSRGPLVSFTVLRHSQLPATRRHWILVAVVRITRRSDHRAGSAIRTRWSVFAALAWQSNDFIVVLRHDYRTEYCQDERQDHGRPHLPLLRPEECSERVLILCILVVPQGIKLHAAALSSLRSEVAELNSRLVTATRAREATEAALVRAEVQAARAEQRAEQQAARHEERLTELHSVIAELGRQLERHRATVIAEEDESEIETSRDAEGSITNPVEESEGGGDIQGDGDRTLGDADSSCCEDIEPRTAENGREQLDSPAALPTPEPTQQAASCQSVAVAALQEEVTALRAEIASLQAQLANFKNQASNQRQQAGSESPRREIRTRGNTSSPEPLSAPCSPLLPPLQTPPTKSVTREEAPVLKIAERVRLRRTDERHITGPDITNLGVCSTMVAEHLVSDLLEHSNLQELNGSEKQFEVETERLNSRLEHARANNAVLALTLHESKAQCDRLSLLVGKYESNATALRLALSYSDRAIEAYDVLVALLESEIALSTERNSITIDNRRAAEHVAYHVLNKLENECMNTLNAPWEDSIVLSDESEVAWSVEDEQRLRRHISRLKGERAMVRSTVVELESVHAEPLNSKNTISLAEARKLDLETAVLMQELMAMREDKAELRARVFLLEKERATIELKLNARDTQIAAQHAAIEHLQGQLSDTEAMLAMATNKDRGLSDNESEGIESELIEALGREARLKERLQELVSTLDKVNKNSELRHQQSAELVNDLKRANGALVQTLEKSKKKYQSRLKKLEQQMLGMVERHAAQVKSLKQRIALLEEESTGYKTNLPLQSQSSGASETSL; from the exons ATGAACGAGCAAGATGACCAATGGCTTAGTCGAGGACCACTTGTGTCTTTTACGGTACTGCGACATTCACAACTTCCGGCCACACGAAGGCACTGGATTCTTGTCGCAGTTGTCCGAATTACAAGGAGGAGCGACCATCGTGCAGGATCGGCCATTCGGACAAGGTGGAGCGTCTTTGCAGCTCTTGCCTGGCAGTCGAACGATTTCATCGTCGTTTTGCGCCACGACTACCGCACAGAATATTGCCAGGATGAACGCCAAGATCATGGGAGACCTCATCTTCCTCTATTACGTCCTGAAGAGTGTTCTGAAAGAGTATTAATTCTTTGTATTCTCGTGGTACCTCAAGGTATCAAG CTGCATGCGGCCGCGTTATCATCGCTGCGGTCCGAGGTAGCCGAGCTGAATTCAAGGCTGGTGACGGCGACACGAGCCAGGGAGGCGACCGAGGCGGCTCTGGTCCGCGCGGAGGTGCAAGCCGCGCGAGCGGAACAGAGGGCAGAGCAGCAAGCGGCGAGGCACGAGGAGAGGCTGACCGAGTTGCATTCCGTGATCGCCGAGCTCGGCAGGCAGCTCGAGAGGCATCGCGCTACCGTAATTGCCGAGGAGGATGAGTCCG AAATAGAGACAAGCAGAGACGCGGAGGGGTCAATCACTAACCCGGTGGAAGAGAGCGAAGGTGGAGGTGACATTCAGGGTGATGGAGATCGTACATTGGGAGATGCCGATTCCAGCTGCTGCGAGGACATCGAGCCACGTACCGCCGAG AATGGAAGAGAACAGCTAGACAGTCCGGCGGCGTTACCAACACCGGAGCCAACACAACAGGCGGCCTCGTGCCAAAGCGTGGCCGTGGCAGCGTTACAAGAAGAGGTCACAGCCCTTCGAGCGGAGATCGCGAGCTTACAGGCTCAGCTGGCTAATTTCAAGAATCAGGCTAGCAATCAGAGGCAACAGGCTGGCAGCGAGTCGCCCCGCAGAGAAATACGA ACAAGAGGCAACACCAGTTCGCCGGAACCTTTGAGTGCACCTTGCTCGCCACTCTTGCCACCCCTGCAGACACCGCCGACAAAGAGCGTAACGAGGGAGGAAGCTCCGGTTCTTAAAATAGCCGAGAGGGTAAGACTCAGGAGGACCGACGAGAGGCACATCACAGGACCTGATATTACCAACCTGGGG GTATGTTCCACGATGGTGGCTGAACATCTGGTCTCGGACCTTTTGGAGCACTCGAATCTTCAGGAATTGAATGGATCGGAGAAACAGTTCGAAGTGGAGACGGAAAGGTTAAATAGCAGGTTGGAACACGCGCGAGCAAATAACGCTGTCCTTGCGTTGACTTTGCACGAGAGTAAGGCGCAATGTGACAG ATTGAGTCTCCTAGTTGGAAAGTACGAGTCGAATGCAACCGCGTTGCGATTAGCACTCTCCTATAGTGATCGCGCGATAGAAGCTTACGACGTCCTGGTAGCGTTACTAGAAAGCGAGATCGCTCTGTCGACAGAAAGGAACAGCATCACGATCGATAACAGAAGAGCGGCTGAACACGTAGCCTATCATGTGTTGAATAAATTGGAGAACGAATGTATGAATACTCTAAACGCGCCGTGGGAAGATAGTATAGTTTTATCAGACGA GTCTGAGGTGGCTTGGTCCGTGGAAGACGAGCAGAGACTCAGAAGGCACATTAGTAGACTCAAAGGAGAACGAGCCATGGTCAGATCGACTGTAGTGGAGTTAGAAAGTGTTCACGCTGAACCATTGAATTCGAAGAATACAATTTCCCTCGCCGAAGCCCGGAAATTAGATTTAGAAACAGCTGTACTTATGCAG GAATTGATGGCTATGAGAGAGGACAAGGCGGAACTACGGGCACGAGTCTTCCTACTGGAAAAGGAACGAGCTACcatagaattgaaattaaacgcACGTGATACGCAAATCGCAGCTCAGCATGCTGCTATCGAACATCTTCAGGGTCAGCTCAGCGATACAGAGGCCATGCTGGCTATGGCTACGAATAAA gATCGAGGTTTAAGCGATAACGAGAGCGAAGGCATAGAATCTGAGTTGATAGAGGCACTGGGTCGAGAAGCTAGGCTAAAGGAACGTCTACAGGAATTAGTATCCACTTTAGACAAAGTTAATAAAAACTCTGAACTGAGGCATCAACAGTCTGCTGAGCTTGTCAACGATTTGAAAAGAGCTAATGG AGCTCTGGTACAAACTTTAGAGAAGtctaagaaaaaatatcaatctaGATTAAAAAAGCTGGAGCAACAAATGTTGGGCATGGTGGAGAGACATGCTGCTCAG GTAAAATCTCTAAAACAACGGATAGCATTGCTAGAGGAGGAATCTACaggatataaaacaaatttaccaCTCCAATCACAGAGTTCTGGCGCCAGCGAGACATCATTATGA
- the LOC122575338 gene encoding uncharacterized protein LOC122575338 isoform X2, which produces MMSRWRQNSVIGVGDKMQLRRIRQLDTESTRWRQSYGRSGSVRWEFRLLPIMFLMGGLLEFVMIHWHVGEVNFYRTYKKRRIEEAVERRLAEMNAQVNR; this is translated from the exons ATGATGTCTCGCTGGCGCCAGAACTCTGTGATTGGAGtg GGTGATAAAATGCAACTGCGCAGAATCAGACAGCTCGATACTGAAAGTACAAGATGGCGACAGTCATATGGCAGAAGCGGCAGCGTGCGAT GGGAATTTCGACTTTTACCCATAATGTTTTTAATGGGTGGTTTGTTAGAGTTCGTTATGATACACTGGCATGTCGGAGAGGTTAACTTCTATagaacatataaaaaaagaagaatagaagaagCAGTTGAACGAAGATTAGCAGAAATGAATGCACAAGTGAATAGATAA
- the LOC122575338 gene encoding uncharacterized protein LOC122575338 isoform X1, whose translation MMSRWRQNSVIGVGDKMQLRRIRQLDTESTRWRQSYGRSGSVRCTVKMPILRKFNIKRTIRRALNKMPGKFLGEFRLLPIMFLMGGLLEFVMIHWHVGEVNFYRTYKKRRIEEAVERRLAEMNAQVNR comes from the exons ATGATGTCTCGCTGGCGCCAGAACTCTGTGATTGGAGtg GGTGATAAAATGCAACTGCGCAGAATCAGACAGCTCGATACTGAAAGTACAAGATGGCGACAGTCATATGGCAGAAGCGGCAGCGTGCGATGTACTGTAAAAATGCCGATCTTACGAAAATTCAACATAAAGAGAACGATAAGGAgagctttaaataaaatgccTGGAAAATTTTTAGGGGAATTTCGACTTTTACCCATAATGTTTTTAATGGGTGGTTTGTTAGAGTTCGTTATGATACACTGGCATGTCGGAGAGGTTAACTTCTATagaacatataaaaaaagaagaatagaagaagCAGTTGAACGAAGATTAGCAGAAATGAATGCACAAGTGAATAGATAA